TACTGCTCTGTTTGTGGATGTAATTCCACGGAATATTGATGGGATAGAGTTTTATAGAGAAATGGGATTTGATCATTTGAATATGATTGAATTAAGAAAGAATTATGATTTAAGATTGAATAAAGAAGAAGAGGTTGAAATATTAGGTTATGATTTTAAGAAGTATTGAGAAAGCAAATATTTATATAGTATGCATTATTTAATAGTTAGTCTTCATTTTTTAAAATCTTTGGTTATTAGCTTAGAGATATCTAGTTTTTTTAATTAGGGTAGTAGGGATGGTCAAACAATAATATACATACAAGATATTTTAGTTTTAGATGAATACAAAAGGAATGGAATAGGTACGAATTTATTGAATCAAATATTAGATAAGTATAAACATGTACGACAAAAAGTTTTATTAACAAATGATAGTGAAGAAACTAGAGGTTTTTATATAGCAAATAAATTCATAGCATGTGATAAAGATGATTTAGTTGCTTTTGCAAAATTTAATTAGAATATACTAAATAAGTACCATGAATTTTAAAAAGAGGGGAATATAATGAAGGCAATGATAATGGATGAATATGAAGAGGGAGCTTCTATAATTGATGGTCCTGAAGAGGTTATTAAAGAACTTAAAGAGTATTTGATACAATTCGATAAGTATGAGCATTCAGCCTGTTGGGGAGTGGAAGAATTTATAAGCTATTTAAATGATGTTGTTCTAATAGATAATGATGAAAAAATAATTATTCTTAAACTGTGGACTTATGATTATGATAAAAACCTACCAACATTAAAAATTTAGATAATCACTATTATTCCTATGTGTATTCAGTTAAGATACATTATATTTTTTATGAAGAGAGAATTAGTTAAAATGAATTAACAAAGTAGAAGTATTTCAATGAAACGTTTTGAACTTTTTATGGGAAAATGGAAAGCTGATGACATTTGAAACTAAGAAATCAAAAGGTTAAATAAGAATTTTAAAAGGGGTAGATTTAATGGATTATGGAGTTATTTTATATCTTGATACAAAAAGTAATAATTATATAAATGATTTAAGATATAAAATATGTAATAATGGTGTTAATAAACATACAATAGATTCAGGGATTAAACCTCATATAACTTTAGCATCATTTGAATCTAAAGATATATTTAATTTTATTGAAAAGCTGAAAATTTTTCTAAAATATGAAAAAGCATTTGAGGTTGAGTTTAATAGTATAGGGATTTTTCCATTTAAAGAAAATGTGGTATATTTATCTCCTGTTATGAATATGGAATTATACGGCATTCATAATAGATTCTATAGTTTCTTTAAAAATCATAATTTAAAATATGGAGATTATTATTTACCAGAAAAGTGGGTTCCTCATTGTACAGTAGCATCAAGGTTAGATATAAATGAAGTTATTAGTTCAATAACTACTATTAAAGAAGAATTTAAAGTATTCAGTTCTTTAGTTAAATATGTAGGTGTTATACAAGGAGAACCACCAAAAGAAATAGCATGTATAAAACTCTAGAGAAAGTACTTAGTATACTTAGCTTTAGTTTATTAGTAAAATGTATTTTTATCGAATAGTATTTTCTTAATTTACTAAAACTCAAAAAATAAGAAGGGAGTTAATAATTATGAAATATCCAGAAATAACAGTAGGTGCAGTTATATTTAATCCTGATAATAAAATACTTCTTTGCAAATCTCATAAATGGAATAATAAATATATAATTCCTGGTGGTCATATTGAGTTAGGGGAAAAAATGGAGGAAGCATTGAAAAGAGAAATATTAGAAGAGACTGGATTGGAAATATATGACATTAAATTGATTAGCATAAAAGAAAGTGTTTATAATGAAGTGTTTCATGAAGATAAACATTTTATATTTATTGATTATATATGTAAAACAGATTCATATAATGTAGTTTTAAATGAAGAAGCAGAAGAATACGAATGGGTAGATTTAAATGAAATTGATAATTATGAATTAGGTGGATTTGTTAAATCCTTATTAGAAGAAATTAAAAAGAAAGAAAAGTCAAAATATAAAACTGAGGTTTTTTATGGTTACTAATCTAAAAATACTATCATTAAAAATATCTATATTGTTATTAATTTTGGGTATTTTATCTATGGTGTAGAAATATAGATTAACTTAGGATGAAAATGAGGTAATACAATGAGCAATATAAACTTTAGAAATATTGATAAAAGCAATGAAGAAGCAGTTAGAAAAATAGAATTAAAAGGTACACAAGAAAATTTTATTGAAACTGTAGATGAATGTTTAAAAGAAGCTAGTATGTATAGTGAGTGGAATCCAGTAGCTATATATAAGAATGATATAATTATTGGATTTGCTATGTATGGTTCTTTTGGTCCTAATAAAGATACGTGGATTGATAGAATATTAATAGATAAAAAGTATCAAGGTAAGGGTTATGGAAGAATTGCAATGAATAAACTTATAGACATAGTTTTAGAAAAATACAAAGTAAATACTATATATTTAAGTATTGTTCCTGGAAATGAAGCAGCGTATAATTTATATAAGAGTATTGGCTTTAAATATATGAACGAAAAAGATGAGAATGGCGAGCTTTTATTTAAATATGAAATTTAATATTATTTAATCTACAAAATAGAAGTAGGGTTAACCCTACTTCTATTTTTCCATAGCTTTTTTAGCAAATTCAGTATTTACTATTTGCTCATAAGGAGCTCTATTATCGAGTACTCCAGCTAGTTCCATTATGTCCATCATATGCTCTAAACCTTCTTCAGTTAAAACTAAATCAGGTTTCCAAGTATCTTGATTTTTATATCTTTCTACAAGAGATATTAATATATCTTTATCTGTATCAGGAAATTGTCCTTTTAAAGCTTCAGCAATATCTTCAGAAGAATTTTCATTGACCCAGACCATACCACGATAAACAGCATTTGTAAATTTTTGAATTATTTCAGGATTTTCTTTTATATATTCTTTGGTTGCACTATAGCATGTATAAGGAACATATCCTGCTTCTTCCCCAATGGATGCTACAATATGTCCTTTACCTCCTTTTTCTAATTCTGAAGCCACAGGCTCAAATAGGGTTACATAATCTCCTTCTCTACCTAAAAATGCTCCAGCCATTGCAGCAAATTGTATATCAGTTCTAACTTCTACATCTTTACCAGGTGTGATATCTTTAGATTTTAATACATATTCTAAAGTCATTTCTGGCATACCACCTTTTCTTCCTCCTATAATTGTTTTACCTTTTAATTTATCAAATGTAAAATTATCATCTTTTTCTCTTCCAACTAAGAAAGAACCATCTTTTTGAGTTAGTTGTGCAAAGTTAATAGCATAGTTATCTTTATCACTATTATATACATACACACTTGCCTCAGGTCCCATAAATCCTATATCAGCTTCTCCTGATAGTAAAGCTGTCATTGATTTATCTGCACCTTTACCATTTGTAAGCTCTATATCAAGGCCTTCTTCTTCAAAAAATCCTTTTTCTAATGCTACATATTGTGGAGCATAGAAAACAGAGTGGGTAACTTCTATAAGTCTTACTTTTTCTAACTTTGCTTCATCTTTACAACCTGATAAAATTGGCAAGATAAATAAAGAAATTACTAATATTACTGCTAATAATTTAGATTTCATGATACACCTCCAAAATTTATTCACTATACTTTATTATATTTTGAAGGAATATATATGTTACTATTAGTTTAATTATGCATTAATGTTGACAATAATAGTATAATAAATATATAATTATATATAATATAAAAATTAGAGGCAATGAGAAAGAGGAGTAGACAAGAGAACTTTTAGAGAATGAATCCCTTGGCTGAAAGGATTCAGAAGTAAACTTTTGTTGAAGGTAGCTTTTGAGCTTTCAGATTGAACTAGTAGTAAATCTGAACGGACAATGTTCGTTAAAACTAAGAGAGTCAATTTCAGAATTGAAATTAAGGTGGTACCGCGATTACCTTCGTCCTTATATAAGGATGGAGGTATTTTTTAGTTTATAAGGGGTGGTCTTATTTTTAAATTAGGTATAGTAATATTTTTAATTAGTAGTGTAATAGTTTTAGGTGCTGATAGACAGTATAATAAAGGGAAGATAAAAGATTTGAAATCCTTACTTAAAATAAAAGTATCAGGTCTTTTACTTACTATTATTTCAGTTATATTAATGATTTATGGAAAATAAAGAGGAGTGAATTAAATGGAGAATTTAGCAAAAACGTATAATCCTAAAGAGTTTGAAGATAGGCTATATAATGATTGGAATAATAAAGGTTATTTCAAAGCAGATGTAAATGAAAATAAAGAACCATTTACTATTATGATGCCACCTCCTAATGTAACAGGAAATCTTCACATGGGTCATGCATTAAATAGTACTATTCAAGATATTTTAACAAGATGGAAGAGAATGGACGGTTATGAAGCATTATGGCTTCCTGGAACTGATCACGCTAGTATTTCTACTGAATCAAAAGTAGTTACCCGTATAAAAGAACAAGGTCACAGTAAAGAAGACTTAGGAAGAGAAGGATTTTTAGAAAAGGCTTGGGAATGGACAGAAGAATATGGTGGAAATATAAAAAATCAATTAAGAAAACTAGGTGTTTCTTGTGATTGGTCAAAAGAAAGATTTACTCTGGATGAAGGTTTAAGTGATGCAGTAGAAGAAGTTTTTATTAGATTATATGAAAAAGGTTTAATATATAGAGGAGATAGAATAATAAATTGGTGCCCTAGTTGTGCTACAGCTATTTCAGATGCAGAAGTTGAACATCAAGAATCACAAGGTAAATTGTGGCATGTAAAATATCCTGTAAAAGGAGAAGATAAATTTATAGAAATAGCAACTACAAGACCTGAAACAATGCTAGGTGATGTAGCAGTTGCAGTAAATCCAAATGATGAAAGGTATGAAGATTTAGTAGGTAAAACTCTTATTTTACCACTAGTAGGAAGAGAAATACCAATAATTAAAGATGAATACGTTGAAATGGAGTTTGGAACTGGTGCAGTTAAAATAACTCCAGCACATGATCCTAATGATTTTGAAATAGGACTAAGACATAACTTGGAAAATCTTAAAATATTAGATGATAATGCTAAAATAAATAGTAATGGTGGAAAGTACGAAGGTCTTGAAAGATATGAAGCTAGAAAACAAATTGTATCTGATTTAGAAGATAAAGATTATTTAGTAAAAATAAAAGATCATGATCATAATGTAGGTCATTGTGAAAGATGTGATACTATAGTTGAACCTATTATATCAAAACAATGGTTTGTAGAAATGAAGCCTCTAGCAGAACCTGCAATAGAAGCTTTAAAAAATGGTAAATTTAAATTTATACCAGAAAGGTTTGAAAAGATTTATTTAAATTGGTTAGAAAATATTAGAGATTGGTGCATATCAAGACAGTTATGGTGGGGACATAGACTTCCAGTATATTATTGTAAAGATTGTGGTGAAGTAATTGTATCTAAAAAAAGACCAGAAAAATGTACGAAATGCAACTCAGAAAATTTAATTCAAGATGAAGATACACTTGATACTTGGTTTTCATCAGCACTTTGGCCTTTTTCAACATTAGGTTGGCCACAAAACACTAAAGAATTAGAATATTTTTACCCTACAGATGTACTTGTAACTGGATATGACATTATATTCTTCTGGATTGTAAGAATGGTATTTTCAGGTGTTGAACAAATGGGAGAAGTTCCTTTTGAAAATGTATTTATTACAGGACTTG
The genomic region above belongs to Senegalia massiliensis and contains:
- a CDS encoding 2'-5' RNA ligase family protein; amino-acid sequence: MDYGVILYLDTKSNNYINDLRYKICNNGVNKHTIDSGIKPHITLASFESKDIFNFIEKLKIFLKYEKAFEVEFNSIGIFPFKENVVYLSPVMNMELYGIHNRFYSFFKNHNLKYGDYYLPEKWVPHCTVASRLDINEVISSITTIKEEFKVFSSLVKYVGVIQGEPPKEIACIKL
- a CDS encoding NUDIX domain-containing protein; translated protein: MKYPEITVGAVIFNPDNKILLCKSHKWNNKYIIPGGHIELGEKMEEALKREILEETGLEIYDIKLISIKESVYNEVFHEDKHFIFIDYICKTDSYNVVLNEEAEEYEWVDLNEIDNYELGGFVKSLLEEIKKKEKSKYKTEVFYGY
- a CDS encoding GNAT family N-acetyltransferase produces the protein MSNINFRNIDKSNEEAVRKIELKGTQENFIETVDECLKEASMYSEWNPVAIYKNDIIIGFAMYGSFGPNKDTWIDRILIDKKYQGKGYGRIAMNKLIDIVLEKYKVNTIYLSIVPGNEAAYNLYKSIGFKYMNEKDENGELLFKYEI
- a CDS encoding ABC transporter substrate-binding protein, translating into MKSKLLAVILVISLFILPILSGCKDEAKLEKVRLIEVTHSVFYAPQYVALEKGFFEEEGLDIELTNGKGADKSMTALLSGEADIGFMGPEASVYVYNSDKDNYAINFAQLTQKDGSFLVGREKDDNFTFDKLKGKTIIGGRKGGMPEMTLEYVLKSKDITPGKDVEVRTDIQFAAMAGAFLGREGDYVTLFEPVASELEKGGKGHIVASIGEEAGYVPYTCYSATKEYIKENPEIIQKFTNAVYRGMVWVNENSSEDIAEALKGQFPDTDKDILISLVERYKNQDTWKPDLVLTEEGLEHMMDIMELAGVLDNRAPYEQIVNTEFAKKAMEK
- a CDS encoding valine--tRNA ligase, translated to MENLAKTYNPKEFEDRLYNDWNNKGYFKADVNENKEPFTIMMPPPNVTGNLHMGHALNSTIQDILTRWKRMDGYEALWLPGTDHASISTESKVVTRIKEQGHSKEDLGREGFLEKAWEWTEEYGGNIKNQLRKLGVSCDWSKERFTLDEGLSDAVEEVFIRLYEKGLIYRGDRIINWCPSCATAISDAEVEHQESQGKLWHVKYPVKGEDKFIEIATTRPETMLGDVAVAVNPNDERYEDLVGKTLILPLVGREIPIIKDEYVEMEFGTGAVKITPAHDPNDFEIGLRHNLENLKILDDNAKINSNGGKYEGLERYEARKQIVSDLEDKDYLVKIKDHDHNVGHCERCDTIVEPIISKQWFVEMKPLAEPAIEALKNGKFKFIPERFEKIYLNWLENIRDWCISRQLWWGHRLPVYYCKDCGEVIVSKKRPEKCTKCNSENLIQDEDTLDTWFSSALWPFSTLGWPQNTKELEYFYPTDVLVTGYDIIFFWIVRMVFSGVEQMGEVPFENVFITGLVRDSEGRKMSKSLGNGIDPLEIIDEYGADALRFSLITGNTPGNDMRFYVERVESSRNFANKLWNASRFVIMNLGEEFHFTGIDNENLKVEDKWIISRLNSAIKEIDDNLNKFELGLAAQKIYDFTWNEYCDWYIEMVKPRLYGEDEADKITVKNVLIHVLGDINKLLHPFMPFVTEEIYSYINESNESIMVSNWPENDDKYNFVEAEEQIDFIMDAIKSIRNIRAEMNVIPSKKAKAIFVTQNYNKRKILENNELFFTTLASASSVEIKENKDGISDDAMSAVVEGAEIFLPLEELVDFDKEIERLEKEKSRLENEIKRVNGKLSNKGFVEKAPESIVNQEREKKQKYEGMLDKVVERLNNIIDKKD